In Streptomyces sclerotialus, one genomic interval encodes:
- a CDS encoding RNA polymerase sigma factor SigF — translation MEPRLAIPEQQARPHPMGSDDLSGRLNAAEQAERADHMDHSEQQRQQQDPQHHPHDAQDPHDRSGARAMFYELRKLPEGSDERAELRNTLVRMHLPLVEHLARRFRNRGEPLDDLTQVATIGLIKSVDRFDPERGVEFSTYATPTVVGEIKRHFRDKGWAVRVPRRLQELRLSLTTATAELSQRHGRAPTVHELAEHLRISEEEVLEGLESANAYSTLSLDVPDTDDESPAVADTLGAEDEALEGVEYRESLKPLLEDLPPREKKILLLRFFGNMTQSQIAQEVGISQMHVSRLLARTLAQLRDKLLVEE, via the coding sequence ATGGAGCCGAGACTGGCCATCCCCGAGCAGCAGGCCCGGCCGCACCCGATGGGCTCGGACGACCTCAGCGGCCGGTTGAACGCGGCGGAGCAGGCAGAGCGGGCGGACCACATGGACCACAGCGAGCAGCAGCGGCAGCAGCAGGATCCGCAGCATCACCCCCATGATGCGCAGGATCCGCACGACCGCAGCGGTGCCCGCGCGATGTTCTACGAGCTGCGCAAGCTTCCGGAGGGCTCCGACGAGCGCGCGGAGCTGCGCAACACCCTGGTCCGGATGCACCTGCCCCTGGTGGAGCATCTCGCCCGGCGCTTCCGTAACCGCGGCGAGCCGCTGGACGACCTGACCCAGGTCGCCACGATCGGCCTGATCAAGTCGGTGGACCGGTTCGACCCGGAGCGCGGCGTGGAGTTCTCCACGTACGCCACCCCGACCGTCGTCGGCGAGATCAAGCGGCACTTCCGCGACAAGGGCTGGGCGGTCCGGGTGCCGCGCCGGCTGCAGGAGCTGCGGCTGTCGCTGACCACGGCGACCGCTGAGCTCTCCCAGCGGCACGGCCGTGCGCCCACGGTCCACGAGCTGGCCGAGCACCTGCGCATCTCCGAGGAAGAGGTGCTGGAGGGGCTGGAATCGGCCAATGCCTACAGCACCCTCTCGCTGGACGTTCCCGACACCGACGACGAGTCCCCCGCGGTCGCCGACACCCTGGGCGCCGAGGACGAGGCGCTGGAGGGTGTGGAGTACCGCGAATCCCTCAAGCCGCTGCTGGAGGACCTGCCGCCGCGCGAGAAGAAGATCCTGCTGCTGCGCTTCTTCGGCAACATGACCCAGTCGCAGATCGCCCAGGAGGTCGGCATCTCGCAGATGCACGTCTCCCGGCTGCTGGCCCGCACCCTGGCCCAGCTCCGCGACAAGCTGCTGGTCGAGGAGTAG
- a CDS encoding anti-sigma regulatory factor, giving the protein MSPIAGEPGTTQDFVEVRLPAAGAYLSVLRTATAGLAARLDFTLDEIEDLRIAVDEACAILLQQAVPGSVLSCVFRLVGDALRVTVSAPTTDGRAPERDTFAWTVLSALAGEVDSTVAEDRTVSISLHKKRGAAPGAP; this is encoded by the coding sequence GTGTCCCCTATCGCAGGCGAGCCCGGGACTACTCAGGACTTCGTGGAAGTCCGGCTGCCCGCCGCGGGTGCCTACCTTTCGGTGCTGCGTACGGCCACGGCCGGACTGGCAGCCCGTCTGGACTTCACCCTCGACGAGATCGAGGATCTGCGTATCGCCGTCGACGAGGCGTGCGCGATCCTCCTGCAGCAAGCCGTCCCCGGCAGTGTGCTGAGCTGCGTCTTCCGGCTGGTCGGCGACGCGCTGCGAGTGACCGTGTCGGCCCCCACCACCGACGGCCGCGCCCCCGAGCGCGACACCTTCGCCTGGACGGTGCTCTCCGCACTGGCCGGCGAGGTCGACTCCACCGTCGCCGAGGACCGGACGGTCTCCATCAGTCTGCACAAGAAGCGCGGCGCCGCTCCCGGAGCGCCATGA